A single Anopheles funestus chromosome 2RL, idAnoFuneDA-416_04, whole genome shotgun sequence DNA region contains:
- the LOC125763831 gene encoding uncharacterized protein LOC125763831: MKALGRRADGRQHDRQLTVVFLLLTLWLSGTSRMVPSGVVGTGTVPAGSLNNITYSNSLVKTKYGPLRGIVFRTVPVVVEGFLGVPYASPPIGSLRYMPPVTPSTWKSPRLVDRFAPVCPQKLPKLDGTDAGVLGDLPIDRLKQLRRLVPTLVNQSEDCLYLNLYVPHADDTAHRPDHLKPSIVYIHGESYEWNSGNHYDGSTLAMNGNVIVVTINFRLGVLGFLKTGAKGSAQGNFGLMDLVAGLHWLRENLVAFGGDPAKITLMGHGTGAALANILAVSPVAGDLIHRVVLLSGSALSPWAIQRDPLSVKRKVAQQTSCTGDVVNEDLAPCLRTKPLAELMNISLSSPRFLPGFAPFVDGTVITPAKAAVINNLKIPTDSAIASTSGIEFSNFHKQDVLFGLTTYESYLELTAADLEFGFNETKRDRILRTFVRNTYRYHLNEIYSALKNEYTNWERSPRSAYGYRDAVLELLSDGLTAAPLVQLSHLHSLQGGRSYFLHFKHQSHEWKFPQRSGSVRGEDVPFALGFSPSPMFPLTLTRLDMQVSSTVMRYLCNFVKTGNPNGLRSGPRMDVFVNSNNKRSWNPAKKPHNETLMRQLLSSFRQQEPLQPRNPLPAIAGQPLLTPEQALMQQQLQQYYHKEQTNRQQKHSRRKRTRYSNDLQRYNSGETGSYGSSEESAGLPGGSNGSGRDGEEDDDDRQDGEESGGRGETEPSYYSVDSDYVYSGFTTIKYNLPFWGHYDTTNQVFMEIGSQVVPKSHYRGHKLSLWLSLIPQLHSSFNIPELSMRHHHFSEENPMFYDGLVREQIIEPPLMHLGFVTSTTSKMHKTETIASTILQSISTECPPNITFIQTASASWPLHNSALPAHHGDSNRSLINRLTNSYHRSYSTALAITIGVGCFLLFLNVLIFVAIYYQREKRESNSRMKINLLELESRLNVVESSSGAVAAAAAAAAAASAASGDGQQLKEETSFSTAQQQSADDEQVSTMKGGASVRVASNAPNTTGTIAKAPSSSGPNSIQTIELSLTPHYHGHGHATSMRRSSTSAIKHSHKCELQQQHLQYHHHQSSCSNNRTVSPKKVSIVSPNPSDEQSSSGSASSLGSDHPAVAPAQPRDTRSYSVVSLPKELCNQSTQYDLAEVSHLLVTSPRPTMASTATMTRRRDLRDDFRSSPAISGSTRSLATAKDYMHRDGTELLVQGGGASILRPPSLHQLHHHQHLHHLHQQQQQQPQQPQQQQTDSSSNSKKRVQIQEISV; the protein is encoded by the exons ATGAAGGCACTCGGGAGACGCGCGGACGGACGGCAACACGATCGGCAACTGACGGTAGTCTTCCTGCTTCTAACGCTATGGCTTTCCGGTACGAGCAGAATGGTACCGTCTGGGGTCGTGGGGACCGGTACGGTGCCCGCTGGCTCACTCAACAACATCACCTATAGCAACAGCTTGGTCAAGACGAAGTATGGACCACTGCGCGGTATCGtcttccggacggttccggtgGTCGTCGAGGGCTTCCTGGGTGTACCGTATGCGTCACCTCCAATCGGCAGTCTGAG GTATATGCCTCCGGTTACGCCATCTACCTGGAAATCTCCCCGCTTGGTCGACCGGTTTGCCCCAGTTTGCCCACAAAAGTTACCCAAGCTAGACGGTACCGATGCGGGTGTACTGGGAGATCTTCCAATCGATCGACTAAAGCAACTCCGACGGTTAGTACCGACACTGGTCAACCAGTCGGAGGACTGTCTGTATCTGAATCTGTACGTGCCACACGCAG ATGATACCGCTCATCGGCCGGATCACCTCAAACCATCAATTGTATATATCCATGGCGAGTCCTACGAGTGGAACTCTGGGAACCATTACGATGGTTCGACGCTTGCAATGAACGGGAATGTTATCGTAGTTACAATAAATTTTAGGCTAGGAGTTTTAG GTTTTTTGAAAACTGGTGCTAAGGGAAGTGCTCAAGGCAACTTCGGGCTGATGGATCTTGTGGCCGGACTGCACTGGTTGCGGGAGAACTTGGTCGCATTCGGGGGTGATCCGGCAAAGATTACGCTGATGGGACATGGGACGGGTGCGGCCCTCGCCAACATCCTAGCCGTATCGCCCGTGGCAGGAG ATCTGATCCATCGTGTGGTGCTGCTGAGCGGTTCCGCTCTTTCACCGTGGGCCATCCAGCGGGATCCACTGTCCGTGAAGCGCAAAGTAGCCCAACAGACCTCATGCACCGGCGACGTGGTGAACGAAGATTTGGCCCCCTGTTTGCGGACCAAACCACTAGCGGAGCTTATGAATATATCGTTGAGTAGTCCTAG ATTTTTGCCAGGATTTGCACCGTTTGTCGACGGAACCGTCATAACACCGGCCAAGGCGGCCGTTATTAATAATCTTAAAATACCGACCGACTCCGCGATCGCAAG CACTAGCGGCATCGAGTTCAGCAACTTCCACAAGCAGGACGTCCTGTTCGGGCTGACGACGTACGAGTCCTACCTCGAGCTGACGGCGGCGGATCTCGAGTTCGGCTTCAACGAAACCAAGCGCGACCGCATCCTGCGCACCTTCGTACGGAACACCTACCGGTACCATCTGAACGAGATCTACTCGGCGCTAAAG AACGAGTACACCAACTGGGAGCGTTCGCCGAGAAGCGCCTACGGATATCGGGATGCGGTGTTGGAGCTGCTGAGCGATGGACTGACGGCGGCCCCATTAGTTCAGTTAAGCCATCTGCACAGCCTGCAGGGTGGACGATCGTACTTTCTGCACTTTAAGCATCAGTCTCATGAGTGGAAATTTCCCCAG CGAAGTGGGTCGGTTCGAGGTGAGGATGTGCCTTTTGCATTAGGATTCTCACCATCACCGATGTTTCCACTCACCCTTACCAGGCTGGACATGCAGGTCAGCAGTACCGTGATGCGctatttgtgtaattttgtaaaaacagG CAATCCAAACGGGCTACGGTCCGGACCGCGGATGGATGTGTTCGTGAATAGTAACAATAAGCGTAGCTGGAATCCGGCAAAGAAACCACACAACGAGACGCTCATGCGTCAGCTGCTGTCATCCTTTCGGCAGCAGGAACCGCTTCAACCACGAAACCCACTTCCGGCCATCGCAGGGCAACCGTTGCTTACACCAGAGCAGGCGttgatgcagcagcagctacagcaGTACTACCACAAGGAACAAACGAACCGCCAGCAGAAACATTCGCGCCGGAAGCGGACGAGATATTCTAACGATTTGCAACGGTACAATTCCGGCGAAACGGGTAGCTATGGTTCGAGCGAGGAAAGTGCCGGTCTGCCAGGCGGATCGAATGGTTCGGGGCGGGACGGTGAGGAGGACGATGACGATCGTCAGGATGGTGAGGAGTCCGGTGGACGGGGCGAGACTGAACCGAGCTATTACAGTGTGGATAGTGACTATGTGTACAGTGGATTTACGACCATCAAGTACAATCTACCATTCTGGGGACATTACGACACCACCAATCAGGTTTTCATGGAAATAG GGAGCCAAGTTGTACCGAAGAGTCACTACCGGGGACACAAACTTTCGCTCTGGCTAAGCTTGATTCCACAGCTACACTCTTCCTTCAACATACCCGAGCTATCGATGAGACATCATCACTTCAGTGAAGAAAATCCAATGTTTTACGATG GACTTGTGCGGGAGCAGATCATTGAGCCACCGCTAATGCACTTAGGTTTTGTAACATCGACCACCTCGAAAATGCACAAAACGGAAACGATTGCCTCCACCATACTGCAGTCCATTTCGACAG AATGTCCACCCAACATCACCTTCATCCAGACGGCATCAGCATCCTGGCCGCTGCACAATTCCGCGCTTCCCGCCCACCATGGCGACTCCAATCGTAGTCTGATCAATCGGCTAACGAACAGCTACCATCGCAGTTACTCCACTGCGCTCGCCATCACGATCGGTGTCGGGTGCTTTCTGCTCTTTCTCAACGTACTGATCTTTGTCGCGATCTACTATCAGCGTGAAAAGCGCGAAAGCAACTCCCGCATGAAGATCAATCTGCTCGAACTCGAATCACGGTTAAACGTGGTCGAATCATCGTccggtgctgttgctgcagctgcggctgctgctgccgctgcctcGGCTGCGTCTGGCGATGGGCAACAGCTAAAGGAGGAAACTTCTTTCAGCACTGCTCAACAACAGTCTGCAGACGATGAGCAAGTGTCTACGATGAAGGGTGGTGCATCGGTACGGGTGGCTTCAAACGCTCCGAACACTACTGGTACGATCGCAAAGGCACCGTCAAGCAGTGGCCCGAACAGCATACAGACAATCGAACTATCGCTGACACCTCACTATCATGGTCACGGACATGCAACTTCTATGCGACGCAGCAGCACTTCCGCCATTAAGCACTCGCACAAATGTGAACTCCAGCAGCAACATCTGcagtaccatcatcatcagtcgTCCTGCAGTAACAATCGTACGGTTTCACCGAAGAAAGTCTCGATCGTATCACCGAACCCATCGGacgaacaatcctcatccggTTCGGCATCATCGCTCGGGTCGGATCATCCCGCGGTCGCTCCCGCACAACCGCGAGACACTAGAAGCTATTCCGTCGTCAGTTTGCCGAAGGAACTCTGCAATCAATCGACCCAGTACGATCTGGCCGAAGTGTCACATCTGCTCGTAACCTCACCACGACCAACGATGGCCAGTACCGCCACGATGACCAGAAGGCGAGATCTACGGGACGACTTCCGTTCCTCCCCAGCCATCAGTGGCAGTACGCGTTCGTTGGCCACGGCCAAAGACTACATGCATCGAGATGGAACAGAGCTTCTGGTGCAGGGTGGTGGGGCCAGCATCTTACGACCACCGTCACTGcatcaacttcatcatcatcagcatctaCATCATctacaccagcagcagcagcagcagccgcaacaaccccagcagcaacaaaccgATTCCTCCAGCAACAGTAAAAAGCGTGTACAGATACAGGAAATTTCTGTGTAA